Genomic window (Temnothorax longispinosus isolate EJ_2023e chromosome 3, Tlon_JGU_v1, whole genome shotgun sequence):
tgtaataatttttctaaattgtaCTTTAgtaccttttttattttcgttagtgttatacttaaattttgtatttaaaatttgtcatgtacatttttgtctttcatattaatgtaaatttcgaCATCTATTGCTACGCTATGGCAATCTTACCTTAGCGTCCATCACTGGATCATCAAAAAATCCTTCTGGAAGAATAGCTGGATTCGTATCCTTtactttatctttatctttttcttcctcttctgtATGTTGCACATCCACAGTATTAACTGCAGAATCTCTATCTTTGCTCTCCAACTTTTGCGTTGGAACAGGTGCACCGTTAACTTGCTTTGAATTATCGTCAAAAAAATCTGCTGGTAAACTTGACTTGGCCTGTACTACTGGCTGGCTAGAGTTTTTCAATAttccttttatctttttacttGCGGAAGTATCTTGAGATGGAGAATGAGGTCTTTTAAACGTTTGAACATTAGGCGTCTTTACAGAGCTTTCCGTTTCTAGTTTAGTCTTTTTTGCTAAAGCGACATTATCCTTGTGCACCTTGGAATTCAAGTGAACAGGCCAAACTGTTTCATTGCGTACAACTGTCTTGCATAAAATGCACATAAGCTGTCCTGAATCTGTATACGTGTTTATCAGTTAAGGATGCCTTCAAGCAATAACCAGTAATAAACGATAcaatttgtaacaataaaataagtaacataTGTCAATGCGTTTTgctttataattgtattactttaattttattgatcatATATGTTCATACATGTTAAAGTGCTATGATGCGCTACAGtcagattttgaaaattcagtaaataaaatgtaaaataaaatcttttacaagAGCATTGTACAATAGGAACGTCTAACAATGcatttttgtcaattttttaacataatatgttaatatgaTCAGTTTGAAGTGTAAGAAACGTATGTTAACCTCAAATTGCGCTACAGGATTATAAAAAGGATATTTTGCCAACGGCGAGTCGATCTTCTTAACAGTACCGAGTTTCTTCTTGTGTTCACTCATCGCCTTACGCAGATCGTCCTGAGTCAGTTTCCTTTTTAAGGACATTTTCACTCTATTAAATCACCACACACAACGAGACACAACGAATAACTTATAGGTTATGTTTTGATTCCGTTCGTCACTATAGACTATAGACTATAGAAGCTACTGTAGTCCCTTTaactaaaaagtaaaaagtattacaaatattcaatctgatatatttaattattcttacataattttctttattcgtgaatattaataaattaactttaaacgATCGATGTTCATCGACCAACAATAAGTAAACAAAGAGTGACCAAACGAAACGGATAacgttttttcaaaattattaataaaattgagattGCATGAATAAATGGAATgtagcaaaatttttaacaattttccaTCGAAGCtgatttgtaaatttttgtattgtataaaTCAATACGTAGTCAATAATGCGCTATGCTaacacattaattattttagaacttGCACcgtgattatatatgcttatatTCTCGTggcagaaaaataatatttgttcatgaaatttcttttctttattttttgtgcaTTTCGAAATTATGTTGTAGAGTCGGATTTTAcaatttgactttttttatctttctcaaaaaattataataaataaaaataggaacTTGTGATCAGTTTCGCTTTATTTgccaattaataaaatttttatattaatcttttttttcaaaaaaattttttaataacgcaTTGGAGTACAGCTAACTCAAATATCacaattatatcataattataaaatataatctacaATCATTTGGATTGAGAGAGCtacccccctctctctctctctctctctctctattgaATCTCCTCATTCTCTAGATAGtcaaatttatcgaaaatatgtTTTGCAAAGTGTCTGCTACAAATCTTGTCAgcagaaatataatagaataacaAATTGACTGCAGAAACCGAGCAAAATCTGTCGTgtcataaacatttaaataatacattccATTGTTAGATTATGTCAGCAGATCCTGCTGGCAGAATACGAGATTAATGCAGACGTGCAATTGGTGCCAATATTATGCCGCAACATTCTGCTCGAATGGGAATCGGATAGCAAACTGCTAGCATACACATACTAACACTTATTTGCTTACTGGGATATTGCAATGGCACGTGCGTAGAATTTGTAACGGTAATATAAGAAGAGATCACCAGTTTTTAGAAGGACAGCTACTTCATCTTTATAATAGAAGGATATTCAGAGTAGACTATAGAGAGGGAGAAGCTCTCTACCATAACGTGATTCTGGATTTAtcgtgaaaattacaaatccATCGTTTACGTCTACTCTCAGAGAGGTCTCCGTGGTGTCCACGTCACccttaattgtaaattaaaattctatgaaatttaattagctGTCACGCACTGCAGTTGCAAACATTTGAATCGCAATGCACGTATATTCGAAATTTGAATCAAAACAACGAACAAACTGTATTCTGGCACACGATATAGGTTTCAAATCTTAGGACTGACCGCGTTTAGTTCGGCCACAATCGAAAGCTTGCGTGCATGTCAAGAAGAATTACGCGAATTATCGCTGTCAGTTCGATCTGGCCATCGATCCCgagtgattaaaatttatgtagcCTGAGAGCCTTAAAACGAATCTTTCGTATTTTAGTCGTGGCCGCGAAGAGGAGAAAGCGTGCTTGAATATCGAACAAGCGTCGCTTAGcgacatttatatacatattacgcGTCACTCGATATTTCGTGCGAAGGAAGCGAGAACTGAAGTTGTTGGAAACAGTTTCGGTACTGTAGATATTCAAATCTAGGTGCATTCGAACATTTATATCTCTCTGTCTTGTATCTCTTTATGCCGCTTGGCTTGCGCATTGCGACAGCCTGcggtatacatttttatattaattcttcaCATATCGTGAATGTCGTCGACACTTAACAATTTTCGAGTTGAATTATCATTGCCaattacactgttaaattcatgtcaaattatattcaatttgagttatttttaattcctatcGCCAGCGCTCCTACtcaaatatatatcgttaattcaaactacaataatattaatttaactaaaccaatggagttaaagtaatactgttttgtgttaaaataataatggtgtttaaaaataacagaacgctatttaactcaagatattagtttaaatttaatcctttaatatttaacagtgtaacATTTCCCGCACGATCGAATTAACGCATCGCGCGGATGTGCGTATAATTCAAACGTTCTTTTCGCGCGTATAATTCAAGATACGTTTTCTGAAGAGTACAAATAATTCGACGTAACGTAAATAATCATTTGACGATCATAACGCTCGTTCGAACGGGGTGCGTGCTAACATATCTCTGAGTGACGGAAAGAGTGTCCGCATAAAGGTGGTGAAGAGAGCGATTATCGGGTAGAGCCGGGAACAATCGAACGTCGTCGGAACGTCGCGTCGGCAGGTGCACGAGGGGGTTGTTTGCGCGGTAGCATGGCGCAGCGGGCGGCGGGCGGCGGGCGGCGGGGCGCGCACGGCGCACGGgtgcgagagcgagagagagccgAGAGAGCTTACGAGCGGGTGACGTCACGAGGCGGCCGGCGGACCAATCCGGGGCGGGCGTTCCACTCCTGCCAGCCAGTCGGTTTTCCGGCTGCTAGAC
Coding sequences:
- the LOC139810190 gene encoding zinc finger protein 830, giving the protein MSLKRKLTQDDLRKAMSEHKKKLGTVKKIDSPLAKYTDSGQLMCILCKTVVRNETVWPVHLNSKVHKDNVALAKKTKLETESSVKTPNVQTFKRPHSPSQDTSASKKIKGILKNSSQPVVQAKSSLPADFFDDNSKQVNGAPVPTQKLESKDRDSAVNTVDVQHTEEEEKDKDKVKDTNPAILPEGFFDDPVMDAKVRNVEYKDPIEEEWEKFQKEIKEETAQSAQIIADDQEEATTERQLDEIEEQIRHWSRVMDIAKRMEQVQGTDRKQENIDDDASSGDEAEFDEFLDWRAKNSYK